One window from the genome of Acidihalobacter ferrooxydans encodes:
- a CDS encoding biotin transporter BioY — protein sequence MSTFALEHTMDTLITRLWPTTDASRALRTMVLIAVGSVLLAASAQIAVPLWPVPVTGQTFAVLLIGMAFGARLGMLTMLAYLLEGALGLPVFASASGGIAPLLGPTGGYLAGFVLAAGVTGWLAEHGWGRNPFSTAAAMLLGNLAIYVPGLLWLSTFMHYNVQATLAAGLYPFMLGDLAKLLLATAAMPLAWRLLGGAQR from the coding sequence ATGTCGACTTTCGCCCTTGAACACACGATGGATACGTTGATTACGCGCCTGTGGCCGACAACGGACGCGTCGCGTGCTTTGCGCACTATGGTATTGATCGCGGTCGGCAGCGTGTTGCTGGCCGCCTCCGCTCAGATTGCCGTACCGCTGTGGCCGGTTCCGGTCACCGGCCAGACGTTCGCCGTGCTGCTGATCGGCATGGCCTTCGGCGCACGCTTGGGCATGTTGACCATGCTGGCCTATCTGCTCGAAGGCGCGCTCGGTTTGCCGGTGTTCGCCAGTGCCAGCGGTGGTATCGCCCCGCTGCTGGGGCCGACCGGCGGCTATCTGGCCGGTTTCGTGCTGGCCGCGGGCGTCACCGGCTGGCTTGCCGAACATGGCTGGGGCCGCAACCCTTTCAGCACCGCGGCGGCGATGCTGTTGGGCAACCTCGCGATTTACGTGCCCGGTCTGCTGTGGCTGTCGACTTTCATGCACTACAATGTGCAGGCGACTCTGGCCGCCGGATTGTATCCGTTCATGCTTGGCGATCTGGCCAAGCTGCTGCTGGCCACGGCGGCAATGCCGTTGGCCTGGCGATTGCTGGGTGGCGCGCAGCGCTGA
- a CDS encoding DUF1284 domain-containing protein encodes MPAATPLRFRPHHFLCALGYQGKGYSTRFTANMSYIVYTRLRNAATADTPIEVVTVSDAICAPCPHRRGTGCERETKIAALDQRHAARLDLRDGQVIGWLEARQRIRERIAPDDLDTLCAGCEWLDAGMCKQAVAQLRDG; translated from the coding sequence ATGCCTGCCGCAACCCCGCTGCGCTTTCGACCGCACCATTTCCTCTGCGCGCTCGGCTATCAGGGCAAGGGTTACTCCACGCGTTTCACTGCGAATATGAGCTACATCGTCTACACGCGGCTGCGCAACGCCGCCACTGCAGACACACCGATCGAAGTGGTCACGGTTAGCGACGCCATCTGTGCTCCCTGCCCGCACCGCCGCGGCACCGGCTGCGAGCGCGAAACCAAGATCGCCGCGCTGGACCAGCGCCATGCCGCCCGGCTCGATTTGCGCGATGGGCAGGTTATCGGCTGGCTCGAAGCGCGCCAGCGCATTCGCGAGCGCATCGCGCCGGATGATCTGGACACGCTGTGCGCGGGCTGTGAATGGCTGGACGCGGGTATGTGCAAGCAGGCCGTCGCACAGTTGCGCGACGGCTGA
- the arfB gene encoding alternative ribosome rescue aminoacyl-tRNA hydrolase ArfB → MKHEHQDTTFAVAAGLSVPTRAIDITAIRAAGPGGQNVNKVSSAVQLRFDIHAAGLPEPLRERLLALHDRRITRDGIVIIKAQRYRRQERNIEDACERLRALIRLAMPVPRPRRATRPSRGAQERRLTHKTVRGKIKSLRKPVNPQDD, encoded by the coding sequence ATGAAACATGAGCATCAGGACACAACCTTTGCCGTGGCAGCCGGGCTGTCGGTCCCAACGCGCGCGATCGACATCACGGCGATCCGCGCCGCCGGCCCGGGCGGACAGAACGTCAACAAAGTCTCTTCGGCGGTGCAACTGCGTTTCGACATCCACGCGGCCGGTCTGCCTGAGCCGCTACGCGAGCGCCTGCTCGCGCTTCACGACCGGCGCATCACCCGCGATGGCATCGTGATCATCAAGGCGCAGCGCTACCGCCGCCAGGAACGCAACATCGAGGACGCCTGCGAACGACTGCGTGCGCTGATTCGCCTCGCGATGCCCGTTCCGCGACCACGGCGAGCAACCCGGCCGTCGCGCGGCGCACAGGAACGCCGTCTGACACACAAGACCGTCCGTGGCAAAATCAAGTCTCTGCGCAAACCCGTCAACCCACAGGATGATTGA
- a CDS encoding EAL domain-containing protein: MSRSDGQVRENTISELSNVDYATLTADEQLLILQLQHDILESVARGGDALATVERICRLAEQMLPNAVATVMQMDAVNEYLNVFAAPSASPEVVARLNRLRPGPGSGSCGNAVYHRKPQFVRDTFTDARWSGLRDLAHDYNLRACWSMPIYASEPRPIGSFALSSFAQCEPGNFHRKILEISASIIGIILAREKSEENLHLFAQTFEGLTEGVMITDAQQRIVLVNQAFVDVLGYTLDEVVGETPRMFASDRHDEAFYRRMWERIETQGHWCGELWNKRKNGEEFPEWLSISAVENTAGTLTHYIGIFSDVSERHATQRRLEEEYALRQKIIESIPAAFFLLDEEQRPMMLNRHMLETLGMGEGEYVDHRLADYVCQEDRPRVLETMERVRAGETVSMEIGVLAQGGQVVPHRLNATAIDLADGQHLLGVALDISENKRIETSLKRESEKIRFMLRHAIDGVHILDVQGNLIEASDSFCEMLGYTRDEMQGVNVVRWDAGRSLSGAGPSAPWQLAGADRRRFETRHRRKDGSLIDVEVSSVGMNFDGQRVVFNSSRDITSRNEAKARIEHLAYHDQLTGLPNRSLLLDRLGQALASAQRAERHGAVIFVDLDQFKRINDVHGHMVGDSVLRQMAQRLRGILHQGDTIARFGGDEFVLLMPDLGRAHEEAATAALVLGHEIRQALGTPVQIEGQEYDVSASLGISLFPKRGDSVEDLIREADIAMYRAKDSGRNTLIFFEQDMQAAIAERYVFEHDLRNAVQQETGLELFMQGQVDAAGAVIGAEALVRWRHPVRGLIPPAEFIPLAEETGLIVGIGDWVLRESCRLMARWREAGKDLNLAVNVSPRQFRQDDFIARIRKILADTGADPKFLTLEITENLLIERAAEAVSRMQALAEMGVRFSIDDFGTGYSSLAYLKRMPLKELKIDKSFVRDLPGDPNDAALIETILSMAHYLGLEVVAEGVETKAQFDFLASRGCEYFQGYLFQKPLPSAVWQDSIEP, translated from the coding sequence ATGAGCCGATCCGACGGCCAGGTTCGCGAGAACACCATCAGCGAGCTTTCGAATGTCGACTATGCAACGCTCACCGCCGACGAGCAGCTGCTGATTCTGCAATTACAGCACGATATCCTCGAATCGGTCGCGCGGGGCGGGGATGCGCTCGCCACGGTCGAGAGAATTTGCCGGCTTGCTGAACAGATGCTGCCGAATGCCGTGGCGACGGTGATGCAGATGGATGCGGTTAATGAATATCTGAACGTATTTGCCGCGCCCAGTGCATCGCCGGAGGTCGTCGCGCGCCTCAACCGGCTGCGTCCGGGGCCGGGCAGCGGTTCATGCGGGAATGCGGTATACCACAGAAAACCGCAGTTTGTGAGGGATACATTTACCGATGCGCGCTGGTCCGGACTGCGTGATCTGGCGCACGATTACAACCTGCGGGCGTGCTGGTCGATGCCGATTTATGCGTCTGAGCCCAGACCGATCGGCTCGTTCGCCCTGTCCAGCTTCGCACAGTGCGAGCCTGGAAATTTTCACCGGAAAATTCTCGAAATCAGTGCGTCAATCATCGGCATTATTCTTGCCCGCGAAAAGTCAGAGGAAAATCTGCACCTTTTTGCCCAGACTTTCGAGGGGCTGACCGAAGGGGTGATGATCACGGACGCGCAGCAGCGCATCGTGCTGGTGAATCAGGCGTTCGTCGACGTGCTCGGGTATACCCTCGATGAGGTTGTCGGGGAGACGCCGCGCATGTTCGCGTCGGACCGTCATGACGAGGCATTTTATCGTCGGATGTGGGAACGCATCGAAACGCAGGGTCATTGGTGCGGCGAGCTTTGGAACAAGCGCAAAAACGGTGAGGAATTTCCCGAGTGGCTATCGATCTCTGCGGTGGAAAATACCGCGGGTACGTTGACGCACTACATCGGCATTTTCAGTGATGTCAGCGAACGCCACGCAACGCAGCGCAGACTCGAGGAAGAATACGCATTACGGCAGAAAATCATCGAATCCATTCCGGCAGCTTTTTTCCTGCTCGACGAGGAACAGCGCCCCATGATGCTCAACCGGCATATGCTGGAAACGCTGGGCATGGGCGAGGGTGAATACGTCGATCACCGTTTGGCCGATTACGTGTGTCAAGAAGACAGACCGCGCGTGCTTGAAACGATGGAGCGGGTGCGTGCTGGGGAAACCGTGAGCATGGAAATCGGCGTGCTGGCACAGGGCGGGCAGGTCGTCCCGCACCGGCTCAATGCCACCGCGATCGACCTGGCGGATGGACAGCATCTGCTTGGCGTGGCGCTCGATATTTCCGAAAACAAGCGGATCGAAACATCGTTGAAGCGGGAGAGCGAGAAGATCCGTTTCATGTTGCGCCATGCGATCGATGGCGTCCATATTCTGGATGTGCAGGGCAATCTTATTGAAGCCAGCGACTCGTTTTGCGAGATGCTGGGTTACACGCGCGATGAAATGCAGGGTGTGAATGTCGTGCGCTGGGATGCGGGACGATCACTGAGCGGCGCCGGGCCGTCCGCGCCGTGGCAATTGGCCGGTGCCGACCGGCGTCGGTTCGAGACGCGCCATCGCCGCAAGGACGGGAGTCTGATCGATGTCGAGGTCTCCAGCGTCGGCATGAACTTCGATGGCCAGCGGGTGGTATTCAATTCATCCCGCGATATTACCTCGCGTAATGAGGCGAAGGCGCGTATCGAGCATCTTGCCTATCACGATCAGTTAACCGGATTGCCAAACCGCTCGTTATTGCTTGATCGCCTGGGCCAGGCTTTGGCCTCGGCGCAGCGCGCCGAGCGCCACGGCGCGGTCATTTTTGTCGATCTCGATCAGTTCAAGCGCATCAACGATGTGCATGGTCATATGGTCGGCGATAGCGTGCTCAGGCAGATGGCTCAGCGCTTGCGCGGCATCCTGCATCAGGGCGATACGATCGCGCGATTCGGGGGCGATGAGTTCGTGCTCCTGATGCCGGATCTCGGCCGCGCCCATGAGGAAGCCGCCACGGCCGCACTGGTGCTTGGGCACGAGATTCGCCAGGCACTGGGAACACCCGTGCAGATCGAGGGGCAGGAATATGATGTTTCGGCAAGTCTGGGTATTTCCCTGTTTCCTAAGCGCGGAGACAGCGTGGAAGACCTGATTCGGGAAGCCGATATCGCCATGTACCGGGCGAAGGATAGCGGTCGCAACACCCTGATTTTCTTCGAACAGGATATGCAGGCGGCGATTGCCGAGCGATATGTGTTCGAGCATGATCTGCGCAACGCCGTCCAGCAGGAAACCGGCCTGGAGTTGTTCATGCAAGGACAGGTGGACGCAGCCGGTGCAGTGATCGGGGCAGAGGCTTTGGTTCGCTGGCGTCACCCCGTACGCGGTCTGATTCCGCCGGCCGAGTTCATCCCGCTGGCCGAGGAAACCGGGCTTATCGTCGGGATTGGCGATTGGGTGTTGCGGGAATCCTGTCGCCTGATGGCGCGCTGGCGGGAGGCGGGCAAGGACCTGAATCTCGCGGTCAACGTCAGTCCACGGCAATTCCGGCAGGACGATTTTATCGCCCGCATACGGAAAATTCTGGCCGATACCGGGGCAGACCCGAAATTTCTGACGCTGGAAATCACCGAAAATCTGCTGATCGAGCGCGCAGCGGAAGCCGTATCGCGCATGCAGGCGCTAGCGGAGATGGGGGTGCGTTTTTCGATCGACGATTTCGGCACGGGTTACTCGTCACTGGCTTATCTCAAGCGTATGCCGCTTAAAGAACTGAAGATCGACAAGAGCTTCGTGCGGGATCTGCCGGGCGATCCAAACGATGCGGCGCTGATCGAAACCATTTTGTCGATGGCGCATTACCTGGGCCTCGAGGTGGTCGCTGAAGGTGTCGAGACCAAGGCTCAGTTCGACTTCCTGGCCAGCCGCGGATGTGAGTATTTTCAGGGCTATCTGTTCCAGAAACCGTTGCCGAGCGCTGTCTGGCAGGATTCGATTGAACCTTGA
- a CDS encoding PLP-dependent aminotransferase family protein: MTHLYEAVASELETRIDNGSYRPGDRLPGVRRLSTQFGVSISTAVEACRLLEDRGRLEVRPRSGYYVRLPQHPPRREPSASRPPAEPHAVTGQHLVLQIARAANGPDNVQLAAAVPDVSFLPITAVNRTMAEVARKYPAAGSRYEFSPGNLALRRQIARRMADLRCAVGPEDIVVTSGAQESLALALRAVASPGQVVAIESPAFYGLLQVIEASGLQALEIPTHPREGIALDALQLAVERWPVAACVVVSNFSNPLGFCMSEARKQALVKLLSARGIPLIEDDVYGELGFGLSRPGVAKAWDAAGDVIYCSSFSKTLSPGMRLGWIAPGRYRARIEYDKYLLNLASATLPQLAVAQLLERGGYDRYLRQVRRQYAAAVTRVADAVELLFPEGTRVSHPQGGFVLWVEMPAQVDALTLHRLAFAERIIIAPGPIFSASGKYPHHIRLNCALPWDARIQRSLRRLGELARALANGPGPTVEAK; this comes from the coding sequence ATGACTCATCTGTACGAAGCCGTCGCTTCCGAACTCGAAACCCGCATTGACAACGGCAGCTACCGCCCCGGCGACCGCCTGCCGGGCGTGCGGCGCCTGAGCACACAGTTCGGGGTGAGCATATCCACCGCCGTCGAAGCCTGCCGTCTGCTTGAAGATCGCGGCCGCCTGGAAGTACGGCCGCGCTCGGGCTATTACGTGCGACTGCCCCAGCACCCGCCGCGCCGTGAGCCGTCGGCGTCACGGCCGCCCGCAGAACCCCATGCCGTTACCGGACAGCATCTCGTGCTGCAAATTGCCCGCGCCGCCAACGGCCCGGACAATGTTCAACTGGCGGCCGCGGTGCCCGATGTCTCCTTCCTGCCGATCACCGCCGTCAACCGCACGATGGCCGAGGTCGCGCGCAAGTACCCCGCCGCGGGCTCGCGGTACGAATTCTCGCCCGGCAACCTCGCGCTACGCCGGCAGATCGCACGTCGCATGGCCGACCTGCGCTGCGCGGTCGGCCCCGAGGACATCGTCGTCACCAGCGGCGCGCAGGAATCGCTCGCTCTCGCCCTGCGCGCTGTCGCCAGTCCCGGACAGGTGGTTGCCATCGAATCGCCGGCCTTCTACGGTCTGTTGCAGGTCATCGAGGCATCCGGTCTGCAAGCGCTGGAAATCCCCACTCATCCCCGCGAGGGCATTGCGCTCGATGCGCTACAGCTTGCTGTCGAGCGCTGGCCGGTGGCGGCCTGTGTGGTCGTATCCAATTTCAGCAATCCACTCGGGTTTTGCATGAGCGAGGCGCGCAAGCAGGCACTGGTCAAGCTGCTGAGTGCTCGCGGCATACCACTGATCGAGGACGATGTTTATGGCGAACTCGGATTCGGTCTGAGTCGTCCCGGCGTTGCCAAGGCCTGGGATGCGGCCGGCGACGTGATCTATTGCAGCTCGTTTTCGAAAACGCTGTCGCCCGGCATGCGCCTGGGTTGGATCGCGCCCGGCCGTTACCGCGCGCGTATTGAATATGACAAGTACCTGCTCAACCTGGCCTCCGCGACCCTGCCACAACTCGCAGTCGCGCAATTGCTCGAACGTGGCGGCTACGACCGCTATCTGCGCCAGGTCCGGCGGCAGTACGCCGCCGCCGTCACGCGCGTTGCCGATGCAGTAGAACTACTGTTTCCGGAAGGCACCCGGGTCAGCCATCCGCAGGGCGGGTTTGTGCTTTGGGTCGAGATGCCGGCGCAAGTCGATGCGCTGACGCTGCACCGATTGGCGTTCGCGGAACGGATCATCATCGCTCCGGGGCCGATCTTCTCGGCCAGCGGTAAATACCCGCACCACATCCGGCTCAACTGCGCCCTGCCCTGGGATGCCAGAATACAGCGGAGCTTACGCCGACTCGGCGAGCTGGCGCGCGCCCTGGCCAACGGCCCAGGACCGACAGTGGAGGCCAAATAA
- a CDS encoding DMT family transporter has translation MMASSQERAGLVWALLGVVAFSLTFPALRIALQGLPPTFIGTGRAVLAALFAGMLLLTTHQPWPTRRQWLALTRVTLGVVIGFSWLSAEALVHLSAVQAGVMAGLLPLATAVAGAWLAGERPPRAFWIAALCGSLGVIAFALSRGGTLLGAGNWALFAAVACAALGYAEGGRLARELGGWQVISWALVLGAPLLVIPAVLNWPQQSVPLSAWIGFLYLALVSQWLGFFAWYRGMALAGVTRTSQVQLLQVFFTLLAAWALLGEPVAWSTWLFALWVVAAVAAGRHIAALRKT, from the coding sequence ATGATGGCGTCGAGTCAAGAACGTGCCGGATTGGTTTGGGCATTGCTGGGCGTGGTTGCCTTCAGCCTGACCTTTCCCGCTTTGCGGATCGCGTTGCAGGGCCTGCCGCCGACGTTTATCGGCACGGGGCGTGCGGTGCTGGCGGCCTTGTTCGCCGGCATGTTGTTGCTGACGACACATCAGCCCTGGCCCACGCGGCGGCAGTGGCTGGCGCTGACGCGGGTTACGCTGGGTGTGGTCATCGGGTTTTCCTGGCTCAGCGCAGAGGCGCTGGTGCATCTGTCGGCGGTGCAGGCAGGAGTGATGGCAGGGCTGCTACCACTTGCAACTGCCGTGGCTGGCGCGTGGCTCGCCGGTGAACGGCCGCCGCGAGCGTTTTGGATCGCCGCGCTTTGTGGCAGCCTGGGTGTAATTGCTTTTGCGCTCAGCCGCGGCGGCACGCTGCTCGGTGCCGGCAATTGGGCTCTGTTTGCAGCTGTGGCATGCGCCGCGCTGGGTTATGCTGAAGGCGGTCGCTTGGCGCGGGAGTTGGGCGGCTGGCAGGTGATTTCCTGGGCGTTGGTGCTGGGTGCGCCGTTACTGGTCATTCCGGCGGTGCTGAACTGGCCGCAGCAGTCCGTGCCGCTCTCGGCCTGGATCGGTTTCCTGTATCTCGCGCTGGTGAGTCAGTGGCTGGGTTTCTTCGCCTGGTATCGCGGCATGGCGCTGGCGGGGGTGACGCGCACTTCGCAAGTACAGTTGCTGCAGGTCTTTTTCACCTTGCTTGCCGCGTGGGCGCTGCTTGGCGAGCCGGTTGCGTGGAGTACCTGGTTGTTTGCGCTGTGGGTGGTTGCTGCGGTGGCGGCCGGCCGACACATTGCGGCGCTGCGCAAAACGTGA
- a CDS encoding efflux RND transporter permease subunit, with the protein MSRHLQNARWTDLFIRRPVLAVTLATVIAVLGVYGLSKLTVREYPKLTSTVLTISTSYPGASPNTVQSYITQPLSRVLGSVPGLDYMTSSSSQGSSTITLNMKLNTNPDTAQTNALTKIKQVEALLPKNSFPPVVSTSSGRSTALMYIAFYSPDHAMNIPQIVDYVVRNVQPLLQTVTGVSEAQIMPPGASGGNGNNQAVRVWLNPVAMTAHDVTPVEVNTALAAQNVVAATGKTKGRLITIPLTSNLGLTSAKQFDNLVVKTVHGTPVYLKDVAKVELGAQSYTSKFYYNGKPAVAIGIQTTPSANSLNVALGVSQKLDQLKSHLPPGLKLGLPYNAATFIQSSIVEVAITIGITLAVVVLVIFLFLGSLRALLVPVVAIPLSLAGAGFFMYLSGYTYNLLTLLAFVLAIGLVVDDAIVMVENVHRHIEEGRSGFQAAVLSARELSLPIVVMSTTLMAVYLPVAFAGGLSGALFTEFAFTIVFAVIISMVVALTLSPVLSGAILRKTPTHGLNHFLNSAFDKLNRGFDRSLHSFLEFPSVGLLFVVATLVAVYLMFTGVRHELSPPQNSGIIFTLGTSEPDAAPGYLETYGKQVLGVLDKFPEKQRTFMVTGFSPTGAGTNSLIAGMQLKPFSERSKTASQLKPAVQHALGGVAGLKAAAFTPPPLPGSTGLFPIDFVITSAASYKDLDHIATQVLAKARSSGKFLFLQKNLKIDQPQHELVVNRHMASDLGISMSQIASSLQPMLSGSYVNRFIMNGYAYQVIPEAPMAYRDTTRALEQIHLRAANGALVPLSTLVSFKTKVIPESLPQFDRLNSVSIQGVPFPGVSEGAALGFLKQTTLAISPTASVNYAGASRQFIEQGNTFMISVALALVLIYLLLSAQFNSFRDALIVIFAVPMSAAGALLFMTFPLFGVTLNIYTQIALITLIGLITKQGILVVQFANDLQESLGLSLREAVEKAASIRLRPILMTTLSMAFGVIPLIIATGSGAPPRNQLGIVIAAGLGIGSLFSLYIVPVMYLYLSKDHARIKANEDAQQRDLDRLAAEEDSQS; encoded by the coding sequence ATGTCACGCCATCTTCAAAACGCCCGCTGGACAGACCTGTTCATCCGACGTCCGGTGCTCGCGGTCACGCTCGCCACGGTCATTGCCGTGCTCGGCGTCTATGGCCTGAGCAAACTCACCGTGCGCGAGTACCCCAAGCTGACCTCGACCGTCCTGACAATCTCCACGTCCTATCCCGGCGCCAGCCCGAACACCGTGCAGAGCTATATCACCCAGCCGCTCAGCCGTGTGCTCGGCAGCGTCCCGGGGCTGGACTACATGACCTCCAGCAGTAGCCAGGGTTCCTCTACGATCACCCTGAACATGAAGCTCAACACGAATCCGGACACCGCGCAGACCAACGCGCTGACCAAGATCAAGCAGGTCGAGGCCCTGCTGCCGAAAAACAGCTTCCCGCCGGTGGTCTCGACATCTTCGGGCCGTTCGACCGCATTGATGTACATCGCTTTCTACAGCCCCGACCACGCGATGAACATCCCGCAAATCGTCGATTACGTCGTGCGCAACGTCCAGCCGCTGTTGCAGACCGTCACCGGCGTGTCCGAAGCGCAGATAATGCCGCCCGGCGCATCGGGTGGCAACGGCAACAACCAGGCGGTGCGCGTGTGGCTCAATCCCGTGGCAATGACCGCGCACGACGTCACGCCCGTTGAGGTCAACACGGCGCTTGCCGCGCAGAACGTCGTCGCCGCCACCGGCAAGACCAAAGGCCGCCTCATCACCATTCCGCTGACCAGCAATCTCGGTCTGACCTCCGCGAAACAGTTCGATAACCTCGTCGTCAAAACCGTTCACGGCACGCCGGTGTATCTCAAGGACGTCGCCAAGGTTGAACTGGGTGCGCAGTCCTATACCTCCAAGTTCTATTACAACGGCAAACCGGCCGTGGCCATTGGCATCCAGACCACGCCCTCGGCCAACTCGCTGAATGTCGCTCTCGGCGTGAGCCAGAAACTCGACCAGCTCAAGTCGCATCTGCCGCCCGGCCTGAAACTCGGCCTGCCCTACAACGCCGCAACCTTCATCCAGAGTTCTATCGTCGAAGTAGCCATCACCATCGGCATTACCCTGGCAGTGGTCGTGCTGGTCATCTTCCTGTTCCTCGGCTCGTTGCGCGCGCTGCTGGTGCCAGTCGTGGCAATTCCGCTTTCGCTGGCGGGCGCAGGGTTCTTCATGTACTTATCAGGTTATACTTATAACCTATTGACATTATTAGCTTTTGTTCTTGCGATAGGCCTGGTGGTTGACGATGCCATCGTGATGGTCGAGAACGTACATCGACACATCGAAGAGGGTCGCTCCGGCTTTCAGGCAGCGGTGCTCTCGGCGCGCGAACTCAGCCTGCCGATCGTCGTCATGTCCACCACGCTGATGGCCGTCTACCTGCCCGTCGCGTTCGCTGGCGGTCTGAGCGGCGCACTGTTCACCGAGTTTGCCTTCACCATCGTGTTCGCCGTCATCATCTCGATGGTCGTCGCGCTCACGCTGTCGCCCGTGCTCAGTGGCGCGATTCTGCGCAAGACGCCAACCCACGGTCTGAACCATTTTCTCAACTCAGCGTTCGACAAGCTCAACCGCGGTTTCGACCGCTCACTGCACAGCTTTCTGGAATTCCCGAGCGTCGGTCTGCTATTCGTCGTGGCGACACTCGTGGCCGTCTACCTTATGTTCACCGGCGTGCGCCACGAACTCTCGCCGCCACAGAACAGTGGCATCATCTTCACCCTTGGCACTTCCGAACCCGACGCTGCGCCCGGATATCTGGAAACCTACGGCAAACAGGTACTGGGTGTGCTGGACAAGTTCCCCGAAAAGCAACGCACCTTCATGGTCACCGGTTTCAGCCCGACCGGCGCCGGCACTAATAGTCTGATCGCCGGCATGCAGCTCAAGCCATTCAGCGAACGCAGCAAGACCGCAAGCCAGCTCAAACCGGCGGTACAGCACGCGCTCGGCGGTGTTGCCGGACTCAAGGCCGCGGCCTTCACCCCGCCGCCGCTGCCCGGTTCCACAGGGCTGTTCCCGATCGATTTCGTGATCACCTCCGCGGCGTCCTACAAGGATCTCGATCACATCGCCACCCAGGTGCTTGCCAAGGCACGCAGCAGCGGCAAATTCCTGTTCCTGCAAAAAAACCTCAAAATCGACCAGCCACAGCATGAACTGGTGGTCAATCGGCACATGGCCTCCGATCTGGGCATCAGCATGAGTCAGATCGCCAGCAGCCTGCAGCCCATGCTGTCCGGCAGTTATGTCAACCGTTTCATCATGAACGGTTACGCCTATCAGGTTATCCCGGAAGCGCCGATGGCCTACCGCGACACGACCCGCGCACTCGAACAGATTCATCTGCGTGCGGCCAACGGCGCGCTGGTGCCCCTGTCGACTCTGGTCAGCTTCAAGACGAAGGTCATCCCGGAGAGCCTGCCGCAGTTCGACCGATTGAACAGCGTATCCATCCAGGGCGTGCCCTTCCCTGGCGTTTCGGAGGGCGCGGCGCTCGGTTTTCTCAAGCAGACGACGTTGGCAATTTCCCCAACCGCGTCGGTCAACTACGCCGGCGCATCGCGCCAGTTCATCGAGCAGGGCAACACCTTCATGATTTCCGTCGCCCTCGCCCTGGTATTGATCTACCTGCTGCTTTCGGCGCAGTTCAACAGCTTCCGCGATGCGCTCATCGTCATATTCGCCGTGCCCATGTCGGCCGCCGGCGCATTACTGTTCATGACCTTTCCGCTATTTGGCGTCACGCTCAACATCTACACCCAGATTGCCTTGATCACCCTCATCGGCCTGATCACCAAACAAGGCATTCTCGTGGTGCAGTTCGCCAATGACCTACAGGAAAGCCTCGGGCTCAGTCTGCGCGAAGCCGTGGAAAAAGCGGCCAGCATCCGTTTGCGCCCGATCCTGATGACCACGCTATCGATGGCCTTTGGCGTCATCCCGCTGATCATCGCCACCGGCTCCGGCGCGCCGCCGCGCAACCAGCTCGGCATCGTCATCGCCGCCGGCCTTGGCATCGGCTCCCTGTTCAGCCTCTACATCGTTCCCGTGATGTATCTGTACCTGTCCAAGGACCACGCCAGGATCAAGGCCAATGAAGACGCCCAGCAGCGCGACCTCGACCGTCTGGCTGCCGAGGAAGACAGTCAATCCTGA